Proteins encoded within one genomic window of Haematobia irritans isolate KBUSLIRL chromosome 5, ASM5000362v1, whole genome shotgun sequence:
- the LOC142239858 gene encoding uncharacterized protein LOC142239858, with protein MPLIGSIEQFIFGNDFEEYLERMEELFKINSVDDKNKVALFLTLVGPETYKRIKSVVLPDKASSKTYKESIEIISPHFTPERNIIAERFKFYNCSQKSNETVGEFIVNLKLLAGQCLFGSFLKEALRDRMVCGVCCVQLQTKLLSTPNLTWEEACKLAVF; from the coding sequence ATGCCGCTAATAGGTTCTattgaacaatttatttttgggaATGACTTCGAGGAGTACTTAGAGAGGATGGAGgagttatttaaaataaattctgtGGATGATAAAAACAAGGTGGCTCTGTTTTTAACTCTAGTAGGCCCAGAAACATACAAACGCATAAAAAGTGTTGTGTTGCCTGATAAAGCTTCCAGTAAAACGTATAAGGAGTCGATTGAAATCATTTCACCCCATTTCACCCCAGAGCGAAATATCATTGCTGAGCGGTTTAAATTTTACAATTGTTCACAAAAGTCAAACGAAACCGTGGGAGAGTTTATTGTGAATTTGAAACTATTAGCTGGCCAGTGTCTCTTTGGAAGTTTTTTAAAAGAAGCCTTGCGTGATCGCATGGTTTGTGGAGTCTGTTGTGTTCAGTTACAAACCAAGTTATTGTCGACGCCAAATTTAACATGGGAAGAAGCTTGCAAATTGGCTGTCTTTTGA